In Solenopsis invicta isolate M01_SB chromosome 1, UNIL_Sinv_3.0, whole genome shotgun sequence, one genomic interval encodes:
- the LOC105203545 gene encoding elongation factor Tu, mitochondrial isoform X2 encodes MNSRLFFPTVTSQRFYAEKKVFSRDKPHCNIGTIGHVDHGKTTLTAAITKVLSEKHLAKAKGYSEIDNAPEEKARGITINVAHIEYQTESRHYGHTDCPGHADYIKNMITGTAQMDGAILVVAATDGTMPQTREHLLLAKQIGIKHIVVFINKVDAADEEMVELVEMEIRELLSEMGYDGDNIPIAKGSALCALEGKKPEIGGQAILHLLELVDKNIPTPVRELDKPFLLPVENVYSIPGRGTVVTGRLERGKLKKGTECEFIGYNKVFKSVVTGIEMFHQILEEAHAGDQLGALVKGLKRDEVRRGMIMCKPGSIKAHDHVESQVYMLSKEEGGRKKPIANMIQLQMFCRTWDVAVQCAIVGKDLAMPGEDSTLILKLIRPMVLEKGQRFTLRDGMVTLGTGVITNTLKSLTDSERHELLEGKKAIQKKEKKTQKN; translated from the exons ATGAACAGTCGGCTGTTTTTTCCGACTGTTACCAGCCAAAGATTCTatgcagagaaaaaagtatttagcCGTGATAAACCACATTGCAATATAGGCACTATTGGTCATGTAGATCATGGTAAAACCACTCTGACAGCAGCTATTACTAAAG taTTGTCCGAGAAGCATTTAGCGAAAGCTAAGGGATACAGTGAAATTGACAATGCTCCTGAGGAAAAAGCCCGCGGTATTACCATTAATGTCGCTCACATCGAATATCAGACAGAAAGTCGTCATTATGGACACACAGATTGTCCGGGTCATGCCGATTATATCAAAAACATGATCACAGGAACTGCTCAGATGGATGGCGCTATACTGGTTGTCGCTGCTACGGATGGCACAATGCCACAAACTAGAGAGCACTTGCTCCTTGCTAAACAGATTGGCATTAAGCATAttgttgtatttattaataag GTTGATGCTGCTGATGAAGAAATGGTAGAGTTAGTAGAAATGGAAATACGAGAATTGCTTTCCGAAATGGGTTATGACGGCGATAATATTCCGATAGCCAAAGGCAGTGCACTCTGCGCGCTCGAAGGAAAGAAACCTGAAATAGGTGGACAGGCTATATTGCACTTGTTGGAATTGGTAGACAAAAATATTCCAACTCCAGTAAGAGAACTGGATAAACCCTTCCTACTTCCAGTAGAAAACGTATATTCTATTCCTGGTAGAGGTACCGTAGTTACCGGTAGACTAGAGCGCGGTAAACTAAAGAAGGGAACGGAATGCGAGTTTATCGGttacaataaagtttttaaaagcgTAGTCACAGGTATAGAAATGTTCCATCAAATATTGGAGGAAGCCCATGCCGGAGATCAACTTGGCGCTCTGGTAAAAGGTTTAAAAAGAGACGAAGTAAGAAGAGGCATGATAATGTGTAAACCTGGCTCTATTAAGGCACACGATCATGTAGAATCACAAGTGTACATGTTGAGCAAGGAAGAAGGTGGCAGAAAAAAACCGATTGCGAATATGATACAACTACAGATGTTTTGTAGAACGTGGGACGTTGCAGTGCAATGTGCCATAGTTGGAAAGGACTTGGCCATGCCAGGAGAAGATAGCAC attaatattaaaattgataagaCCAATGGTATTGGAAAAGGGACAGCGTTTTACATTACGAGATGGAATGGTAACTCTAGGAACTGGTGTAATCACCAACACCCTGAAATCGCTAACGGATTCAGAGCGACATGAACTTCTCGAGGGCAAGAAAGCGAtacagaaaaaggaaaagaaaacacaaaaaaattag
- the LOC113005032 gene encoding putative nuclease HARBI1, with the protein MDDEFINDSNDGFEDENPEDRNLWRLAKRYIRDWENLTEFYEDVPFRKRYRFSKEAVIETLLPLIVNGDLRGYSQATVSRIVGRVSKILASHLNKFINFSTEEKRRNNKNKFYEVANFPSVIGCIDCTHICIKNPGGNYGEVFRNRKGWFSLNVQAVAGPQREILDLVVRHPGSTHDAVIFDRTGLRCCFELGHLDGILLGDNGYACRRYLLTPILRPETDAELRYNTAHKKMRVIVEQMFGVWKRRFPCLYYGIRTKLSTSVAIVCATAVLHNICIKYNLGEVLEEELNEQIFENIVNREQDGIGLAHRNAFIIKHFS; encoded by the exons atggacgATGAATTTATAAATGATTCTAATGATGGATTTGAAGACGAAAATCCAGAGGATCGAAATCTGTGGCGGCTTGCGAAAAGGTACATACGTGATTGGGAAAATCTCACGGAATTTTACGAAGATGTTCCTTTTCGGAAAAGGTACAGATTCAGCAAAGAAGCTGTGATCGAGACCTTATTACCTTTG ATTGTTAATGGAGACTTGCGAGGATACAGCCAAGCAACAGTATCGAGAATTGTTGGACGAGTTTCCAAAATTTTAGCATCAcacttaaacaaatttattaatttttctacagaAGAAAAACGtcggaataataaaaataaattttatgaggtGGCCAACTTTCCATCTGTAATAGGGTGTATCGATTGCACCCATATATGCATTAAGAATCCTGGAGGGAATTATGGAGAGGTATTCCGGAATAGAAAAGGAtggttttctttaaatgtacaG GCTGTAGCTGGACCACAACGAGAAATTCTTGATCTAGTTGTCAGGCATCCAGGTTCAACTCACGATGCCGTAATATTTGATCGAACCGGTCTGCGCTGTTGTTTCGAGTTAGGGCATCTAGATGGAATTCTACTTGGAGATAATGGATATGCGTGCCGCAGATATCTATTAACGCCTATTTTAAGACCTGAGACAGACGCAGAACTTCGATACAATACTGCACACAAGAAAATGCGAGTTATCGTTGAACAAATGTTCGGAGTTTGGAAACGTCGCTTTCCATGTCTGTATTATGGCATAAGAACAAAGTTGAGCACATCGGTGGCAATTGTTTGTGCTACAGCCGTTTTGCAcaacatatgtattaaatataatctagGCGAAGTGCTCGAAGAGGAGCTAAATGAACAAATCTTTGAGAATATTGTAAATCGAGAACAAGATGGCATAGGACTTGCGCATAGAaatgcttttattataaaacatttttcgtaa
- the LOC105203545 gene encoding elongation factor Tu, mitochondrial isoform X1 — MALISTRTIFNPVLRQTLKQIIFVKQLPKCQCRQMNSRLFFPTVTSQRFYAEKKVFSRDKPHCNIGTIGHVDHGKTTLTAAITKVLSEKHLAKAKGYSEIDNAPEEKARGITINVAHIEYQTESRHYGHTDCPGHADYIKNMITGTAQMDGAILVVAATDGTMPQTREHLLLAKQIGIKHIVVFINKVDAADEEMVELVEMEIRELLSEMGYDGDNIPIAKGSALCALEGKKPEIGGQAILHLLELVDKNIPTPVRELDKPFLLPVENVYSIPGRGTVVTGRLERGKLKKGTECEFIGYNKVFKSVVTGIEMFHQILEEAHAGDQLGALVKGLKRDEVRRGMIMCKPGSIKAHDHVESQVYMLSKEEGGRKKPIANMIQLQMFCRTWDVAVQCAIVGKDLAMPGEDSTLILKLIRPMVLEKGQRFTLRDGMVTLGTGVITNTLKSLTDSERHELLEGKKAIQKKEKKTQKN; from the exons ATGGCACTTATTTCTACAAGGACAATTTTTAATCCCG tgtTGAGGCAAACTCTCAAGCAAATTATCTTTGTGAAGCAACTGCCGAAATGT caatgTCGTCAAATGAACAGTCGGCTGTTTTTTCCGACTGTTACCAGCCAAAGATTCTatgcagagaaaaaagtatttagcCGTGATAAACCACATTGCAATATAGGCACTATTGGTCATGTAGATCATGGTAAAACCACTCTGACAGCAGCTATTACTAAAG taTTGTCCGAGAAGCATTTAGCGAAAGCTAAGGGATACAGTGAAATTGACAATGCTCCTGAGGAAAAAGCCCGCGGTATTACCATTAATGTCGCTCACATCGAATATCAGACAGAAAGTCGTCATTATGGACACACAGATTGTCCGGGTCATGCCGATTATATCAAAAACATGATCACAGGAACTGCTCAGATGGATGGCGCTATACTGGTTGTCGCTGCTACGGATGGCACAATGCCACAAACTAGAGAGCACTTGCTCCTTGCTAAACAGATTGGCATTAAGCATAttgttgtatttattaataag GTTGATGCTGCTGATGAAGAAATGGTAGAGTTAGTAGAAATGGAAATACGAGAATTGCTTTCCGAAATGGGTTATGACGGCGATAATATTCCGATAGCCAAAGGCAGTGCACTCTGCGCGCTCGAAGGAAAGAAACCTGAAATAGGTGGACAGGCTATATTGCACTTGTTGGAATTGGTAGACAAAAATATTCCAACTCCAGTAAGAGAACTGGATAAACCCTTCCTACTTCCAGTAGAAAACGTATATTCTATTCCTGGTAGAGGTACCGTAGTTACCGGTAGACTAGAGCGCGGTAAACTAAAGAAGGGAACGGAATGCGAGTTTATCGGttacaataaagtttttaaaagcgTAGTCACAGGTATAGAAATGTTCCATCAAATATTGGAGGAAGCCCATGCCGGAGATCAACTTGGCGCTCTGGTAAAAGGTTTAAAAAGAGACGAAGTAAGAAGAGGCATGATAATGTGTAAACCTGGCTCTATTAAGGCACACGATCATGTAGAATCACAAGTGTACATGTTGAGCAAGGAAGAAGGTGGCAGAAAAAAACCGATTGCGAATATGATACAACTACAGATGTTTTGTAGAACGTGGGACGTTGCAGTGCAATGTGCCATAGTTGGAAAGGACTTGGCCATGCCAGGAGAAGATAGCAC attaatattaaaattgataagaCCAATGGTATTGGAAAAGGGACAGCGTTTTACATTACGAGATGGAATGGTAACTCTAGGAACTGGTGTAATCACCAACACCCTGAAATCGCTAACGGATTCAGAGCGACATGAACTTCTCGAGGGCAAGAAAGCGAtacagaaaaaggaaaagaaaacacaaaaaaattag
- the LOC105203546 gene encoding GTP-binding nuclear protein Ran translates to MANEPDMPTFKCVLVGDGGTGKTTFVKRHLTGEFEKKYVATLGVEVHPLIFHTNRGPIRFNVWDTAGQEKFGGLRDGYYIQGQCAVIMFDVTSRVTYKNVPNWHRDLVRVCENIPIVLCGNKVDIKDRKVKAKSIVFHRKKNLQYYDISAKSNYNFEKPFLWLARKLIGDPNLEFVAMPALLPPEVTMDPQWQQQIEKDLKEAQETALPEDDEDL, encoded by the exons ATGGCAAATGAGCCCGATATGCCCACTTTCAAATGTGTGCTAGTTGGCGATGGTGGTACTGGCAAAACTACTTTTGTCAAACGGCATCTAACCGGTGAATTTGAGAAGAAATATGTTGCAACTCTGGGAGTCGAGGTTCATCCGCTGATTTTCCATACCAATCGTGGACCGATTCGCTTCAATGTCTGGGACACAGCTGGCCAAGAGAAGTTTGGTGGCCTTCGTGACGGCTATTACATTCAAGGACAATGCGCCGTTATTATGTTTGACGTTACATCCAGGGTAACGTACAAAAATGTGCCCAATTGGCATAGGGATCTGGTTCGCGTCTGCGAAAACATACCGATTGTTCTTTGCGGTAATAAAGTTGATATAAAGGACAGAAAAGTTAAAGCCAAGAGTATCGTGTTTCACAGAAAGAAGAACCTACAG TACTATGATATCAGTGCCAAGAGTAATTACAACTTTGAAAAACCTTTCTTATGGTTGGCTCGCAAGTTGATTGGAGATCCAAATTTAGAATTCGTCGCTATGCCTGCACTTCTGCCACCGGAGGTCACAATGGATCCACAATGGCAGCAACAAATCGAGAAAGATCTCAAGGAAGCTCAAGAAACGGCTTTGCCAGAAGACGACGAAGatctttag